One window of the Flavobacteriaceae bacterium YJPT1-3 genome contains the following:
- a CDS encoding glycosyltransferase family 2 protein — translation MLAIVIPYYKPNFFEDCLKSLASQSCKEFKVYIGDDNSPNDPKPVINKYREVLDIHYRRYQDNLGEQDLVRHWSRCIELIGSEQWIMVLCDDDVLDYNVVESFYDHVKRIDAMNINVVRFASQEINHKGEIISKRFVHEEILAYSDVFFNRFFNHFRSSLSEHIFRKSIYEKKGFRNIQMAWYADDLAWLEFSCFGCIYSINEASVYFRYSDFNISRNSYKRDTKYLLRHNFFDIVVSEFLFRFKPEHQKRILAEFEKMTYHLNKADFQFWKINILRMIRVFSLWEGLKFTRRVYLNRRK, via the coding sequence ATGCTAGCCATTGTAATTCCTTATTACAAACCTAATTTTTTTGAAGACTGTTTGAAGTCTTTGGCCTCTCAGTCCTGCAAAGAATTTAAGGTTTATATTGGAGATGACAACTCACCTAATGATCCTAAGCCGGTGATCAATAAGTATAGGGAAGTCTTAGATATTCATTACCGTCGATATCAAGATAATTTGGGTGAACAAGATTTGGTACGGCATTGGTCGAGATGTATTGAGCTGATTGGGTCGGAGCAATGGATAATGGTCCTCTGTGATGATGATGTTCTTGATTATAATGTAGTAGAGTCATTCTACGATCATGTGAAACGCATTGATGCTATGAATATTAATGTGGTGCGCTTTGCATCTCAGGAAATAAATCACAAAGGTGAGATTATCTCAAAAAGATTTGTTCATGAAGAGATTCTAGCATATAGCGATGTTTTTTTCAATCGCTTTTTTAACCACTTCAGAAGCTCACTTTCAGAACACATTTTTAGGAAGTCTATTTATGAAAAAAAAGGATTTAGGAATATCCAAATGGCTTGGTATGCTGACGACCTAGCCTGGTTAGAGTTCAGTTGTTTTGGCTGTATTTATTCGATCAATGAAGCTTCGGTTTACTTCCGATATTCAGACTTTAATATATCCAGAAATTCATATAAAAGAGATACAAAGTATTTACTTCGACATAATTTTTTTGATATTGTGGTTAGTGAATTTCTATTTCGGTTCAAACCCGAGCATCAGAAACGGATTTTGGCTGAGTTTGAAAAAATGACTTATCATCTAAATAAAGCTGATTTTCAATTTTGGAAGATTAATATATTGAGGATGATACGGGTTTTCAGTCTATGGGAGGGACTAAAATTTACCAGGAGGGTTTATTTAAATCGTCGCAAATGA
- a CDS encoding glycosyltransferase family 2 protein, translated as MIMNPFVSIIIPNFNRAHLITETLTSIQMQDYKDWECIIIDDHSTDNSMEVISNFIKSDSRFILKSRPRSKKKGANSCRNYGFDLSKGKLIQWFDSDDLMEHNHLKVLVHSLTNGDYDFTVGDTINFSEERGLMDRPYEFDRSNSEISADKFVKQEIGWITDDFIGRRELLKQLKFNENYSTDGDEYNFFSRLLHINTNGKFVNEILTKRRVHDDSLTQGFNSNSPEFQRKIAFIKYSTFLDIESFGNKSLLRWLLSGYMQYAFRIGLSRKRVPFFPQSVIGVIKYFGVIEGFSFFISILCAYMFKKGYLFLRFAKKGL; from the coding sequence ATGATCATGAATCCTTTCGTAAGCATAATCATACCTAATTTCAACAGAGCACATCTGATTACCGAAACATTGACAAGTATCCAAATGCAGGATTATAAAGATTGGGAGTGCATCATAATTGATGATCATTCGACTGATAATTCTATGGAGGTTATTTCGAATTTTATCAAATCGGATTCTAGGTTTATCCTAAAGTCCAGACCAAGGAGCAAGAAAAAAGGAGCCAACAGTTGCAGAAATTACGGTTTCGATTTGTCAAAAGGTAAATTAATCCAATGGTTTGATAGTGATGATCTCATGGAACATAATCATTTAAAGGTTTTGGTTCATTCTCTTACGAATGGTGACTATGATTTTACGGTGGGCGACACTATCAATTTCAGTGAGGAGCGCGGTCTGATGGATCGTCCGTACGAATTCGACCGGTCTAATTCCGAAATCTCGGCAGATAAATTTGTTAAGCAGGAAATTGGTTGGATTACAGACGATTTTATTGGGCGGAGGGAGCTTTTAAAGCAATTGAAGTTTAATGAAAACTACAGCACAGATGGAGATGAGTATAACTTCTTTTCGCGTTTGCTGCACATAAACACCAATGGAAAGTTTGTAAATGAGATTCTCACAAAAAGAAGAGTTCATGATGATTCTTTGACTCAAGGCTTCAACTCCAACTCTCCCGAGTTTCAAAGAAAAATCGCTTTCATCAAATACTCCACTTTCTTAGATATTGAATCATTTGGAAATAAATCCCTCTTACGGTGGCTGTTGTCAGGATATATGCAATATGCCTTCAGGATTGGGCTATCAAGAAAAAGAGTGCCATTCTTTCCACAATCTGTAATTGGTGTTATCAAATACTTTGGTGTGATTGAAGGATTCTCTTTTTTTATATCTATACTATGCGCGTACATGTTCAAAAAGGGTTATCTATTTTTAAGATTTGCTAAAAAAGGATTATGA
- a CDS encoding glycosyltransferase yields the protein MTIPEVSIVIPCFNDSEFILNTLRSARAMNINHAEIIIVDDGSDKKTKLLIESLHDYWDTLISQENKGQSAARNVGIAKAKSDIILTLDSDDYFEPQFVREALDRLAIKDCKLVTSYANLVKDEKIVNVHKPKGGSLTDFLFQNGAHGSAMFRKKEWKEAGGYDENMRDGWEDWEFYIRLLKSGGYCSVIPDVLFNYRIRQDSTTSRANRNRKKLWSYILKKHKDIYVQHYDELVDFFLNRMDSEAKGREKVYETLDYKIGRAALFVPRKIKALWKD from the coding sequence ATGACTATCCCTGAAGTATCCATAGTAATTCCTTGTTTCAATGACTCGGAGTTTATTTTAAACACTCTACGATCTGCGAGAGCTATGAACATAAATCATGCAGAAATAATAATTGTTGACGATGGTTCAGATAAAAAAACAAAACTCTTAATCGAATCTCTCCATGACTATTGGGATACATTAATATCCCAAGAAAATAAAGGTCAAAGCGCAGCCCGTAATGTTGGTATTGCTAAAGCGAAAAGCGACATTATACTCACTCTTGACAGCGATGATTATTTCGAGCCTCAATTCGTTCGGGAAGCTTTAGATCGACTAGCGATCAAAGATTGTAAGTTGGTCACGTCTTATGCTAATCTTGTTAAGGATGAAAAAATAGTCAATGTACACAAACCAAAGGGGGGTAGTCTTACTGATTTCTTATTCCAGAATGGGGCTCATGGAAGCGCGATGTTCAGAAAAAAGGAATGGAAAGAAGCTGGGGGCTATGACGAGAATATGAGAGACGGCTGGGAGGATTGGGAATTCTACATACGACTTTTAAAAAGTGGTGGGTATTGCTCCGTTATTCCCGACGTTCTCTTCAACTATAGAATCCGTCAGGATTCAACTACATCCCGTGCGAACAGGAATAGAAAAAAGTTGTGGTCGTATATCCTGAAAAAACATAAAGATATTTACGTACAACATTATGACGAACTGGTTGACTTTTTTTTAAATCGAATGGATAGCGAAGCTAAGGGGAGGGAAAAAGTCTATGAAACGCTTGATTATAAGATAGGCAGGGCCGCGCTCTTCGTCCCCCGAAAAATTAAAGCGTTGTGGAAAGACTAA
- a CDS encoding glycosyltransferase, whose amino-acid sequence METLRSIQNQTYADFQCLITDDRSTDNTKEIVERFCKTDERFKYRLKPKSYPSGLSATRNFGLDLAQELNADFIQLFDDDDIMHPLKLELQLMPLLQKDELDMTLCAYRKFKDKEIIQFDLDKANDNSCNVRTNDLLKSFYLNKLSLNSCGPIWRFKTIRKYRFHEDLFYDEERNFYLRILVHEKIQYKPVDEILFWYRKHPLGITSNLYGDKGNQIKKESLRLSHLHFFREVLSLRNPPFYLLKSFSKKAMRNNDVEQIQLLKEHLLKTLWAYDLRKWILLLLISGYRIIIYK is encoded by the coding sequence GTGGAAACCCTGCGTTCGATCCAAAATCAGACTTATGCTGATTTTCAATGTCTAATTACGGATGACAGATCAACAGATAATACCAAAGAAATTGTTGAGCGTTTTTGTAAGACAGACGAAAGATTTAAATATCGTTTAAAACCAAAATCGTATCCTAGTGGCCTATCAGCGACCCGGAATTTCGGACTTGATCTGGCTCAGGAATTGAATGCTGATTTTATTCAATTATTTGATGATGATGACATCATGCATCCTTTGAAATTGGAATTACAATTGATGCCACTATTGCAAAAAGACGAGCTCGATATGACCCTTTGTGCTTACCGTAAATTCAAGGATAAGGAAATTATTCAATTTGACCTCGATAAAGCAAATGATAACAGTTGTAATGTCAGGACGAATGACCTCTTAAAGTCATTCTATCTTAACAAGCTGAGTTTAAATTCTTGTGGGCCCATTTGGAGATTTAAAACAATAAGAAAATACAGATTCCATGAAGATTTGTTTTACGACGAGGAACGTAATTTCTATCTGCGTATATTAGTCCATGAGAAAATACAGTACAAACCTGTAGACGAAATCTTGTTTTGGTATAGAAAGCATCCGCTGGGGATTACTAGTAATCTTTATGGTGATAAGGGAAATCAAATAAAGAAAGAATCTCTTCGACTCTCACATTTGCATTTCTTTCGAGAGGTATTGTCCTTGAGAAATCCACCATTCTATCTTTTGAAGTCATTTTCCAAAAAAGCAATGAGAAATAATGATGTTGAGCAAATTCAACTACTAAAAGAACATCTTTTAAAAACTTTATGGGCTTACGACCTACGAAAATGGATTCTTTTGCTGTTAATTTCAGGATATAGAATAATCATATATAAATAG